The following are from one region of the uncultured Hyphomonas sp. genome:
- the recJ gene encoding single-stranded-DNA-specific exonuclease RecJ: protein MTATAQKAENNCLFAVDRSATGRFWTLADADEALVRRLAPAVGGSDLLARLLAERGVTPDGAEAYLAPTLRETFPNPSSFADMDKAAEVVLDAILDKRRVTVFADYDVDGGTSSAILARYFRAWGQDLGLYVPDRLEEGYGPSPEAFRHLKETGSDLVITVDCGAAAISALEEAQQIGLDVVVIDHHLMSGHNPPTLALVNPNRPDDTSGQGHLAAAGVVFVFVAALNRLARQRGIAPPEGLPDIMAQLDLAALGTLCDMAPLHGVNRAFVRQGLTMLSHGQNEGLRALAEVSGIQKVETVYHATFMLGPRLNAGGRVGDPWIAAKLLATDDRAEAIALAEQLHGLNEERKAVEASILDQAIMQAEKSLEKTPDRGVLIASGEGWHPGVIGIVAGRLKDRFHLPSIVIGWGKGLGPVAKGSGRSVTGVNIGDAIAAAARDGVILSGGGHAMAGGLSLEPDQLGAFDDWMVAHMAQFTAERAAALELTIDAILAPGAASPELVDRVAEIGPFGAGSPEPVFALQSVQISYARQVGANHWKFTVEDASGRLECIAWRAVGAPLGEALQPGNRVHLAGRLKADEWNGRRRVQLDVMDAASA, encoded by the coding sequence ATGACAGCCACCGCCCAAAAAGCCGAAAACAATTGCCTGTTCGCCGTGGACCGCTCCGCAACTGGCCGGTTCTGGACGCTTGCCGATGCCGACGAGGCGCTGGTCCGCCGGCTTGCTCCGGCTGTTGGCGGATCTGACCTCCTGGCGCGCCTCCTGGCAGAGCGCGGCGTGACCCCTGATGGGGCTGAGGCCTATCTTGCGCCAACCCTGCGCGAGACGTTTCCGAACCCGTCCAGTTTCGCCGATATGGATAAAGCGGCGGAGGTCGTACTCGACGCCATCCTCGATAAACGACGCGTCACTGTCTTTGCGGACTACGACGTGGATGGTGGCACCAGCTCCGCTATCCTTGCGCGCTATTTCCGCGCCTGGGGGCAGGATCTTGGGCTCTATGTCCCGGACCGGCTGGAAGAGGGGTATGGCCCCTCACCGGAAGCCTTCCGGCACCTGAAAGAGACCGGATCGGACCTGGTCATTACGGTGGATTGCGGCGCCGCTGCCATCAGCGCGCTGGAAGAGGCTCAGCAGATCGGCCTCGATGTTGTCGTGATCGACCACCACCTCATGTCAGGACACAACCCACCAACGCTGGCGCTGGTGAACCCCAACCGGCCGGACGATACATCCGGGCAGGGGCACCTCGCCGCGGCGGGTGTTGTGTTTGTCTTCGTCGCTGCTCTGAACCGGCTGGCACGTCAGCGTGGTATCGCCCCGCCGGAGGGCTTGCCAGACATCATGGCGCAGCTCGACCTCGCGGCGCTCGGCACATTGTGCGATATGGCGCCGCTTCATGGCGTGAACCGTGCTTTCGTGCGCCAGGGGCTTACCATGCTGTCACACGGCCAGAATGAGGGCCTGCGCGCTCTGGCGGAGGTCTCCGGCATCCAGAAGGTCGAGACGGTCTATCACGCGACGTTCATGCTGGGGCCGCGGCTGAATGCAGGCGGCCGCGTGGGAGATCCGTGGATCGCCGCGAAGCTGCTGGCAACCGATGACAGGGCTGAGGCCATCGCGCTGGCCGAGCAGCTCCATGGTCTGAATGAGGAACGCAAGGCCGTTGAGGCGTCAATTCTCGACCAGGCAATCATGCAGGCCGAGAAGTCATTGGAAAAGACTCCTGACCGGGGTGTCCTGATTGCTTCGGGCGAAGGGTGGCACCCAGGGGTCATCGGTATCGTTGCTGGCCGCCTGAAAGACAGGTTCCATCTGCCCAGTATCGTGATTGGCTGGGGCAAGGGGCTTGGCCCTGTTGCCAAGGGGTCTGGCCGTTCGGTGACGGGCGTGAACATAGGCGATGCGATTGCGGCCGCTGCGCGTGACGGCGTCATCCTTTCGGGGGGCGGCCACGCTATGGCTGGTGGGCTCAGCCTCGAACCAGATCAGCTCGGCGCCTTTGACGACTGGATGGTTGCTCATATGGCGCAATTTACCGCTGAGCGCGCCGCGGCACTGGAACTTACCATCGATGCCATTCTGGCGCCCGGTGCAGCGAGCCCGGAGCTTGTCGACCGGGTTGCTGAAATCGGACCGTTCGGCGCCGGTTCGCCGGAACCGGTGTTTGCCCTTCAGTCGGTCCAGATTTCTTACGCCCGGCAGGTTGGTGCCAATCACTGGAAATTCACCGTTGAAGACGCCTCGGGCCGTCTTGAATGCATCGCCTGGCGTGCTGTTGGGGCACCGCTGGGCGAAGCGTTGCAGCCCGGAAACCGCGTACATCTGGCCGGGCGTCTCAAGGCAGATGAATGGAATGGCCGGCGCCGCGTGCAGCTGGACGTGATGGATGCGGCCAGTGCCTGA
- a CDS encoding anthranilate synthase component I family protein, with protein sequence MLRLELAWTEPAELAPRLCRWPGFVWLDSASSGHDQGRHSYIAANPISRFRWGSGDPVAEFDGAFRAWRNRFRASVTAGGAPFQGGAIGYLSYDAAKIWMQDFSSRHPDGADDTIEFALYDTVMAFDHLERSLTIYSAGLPGPDMAPDKAVAQQRIKVFVEVVEHQGDQSTEIIESPTDWSRSSGQTNYVDQVAAVREAILDGEIYQANIASLWAREVRSQAGAFHAYLGLRKRTQATFSAFGAFAGRTLSSFSPERLVSMTSDGNVCAEPIKGTARRSPDSARDRDIARALARSVKDRAENIMIVDLLRNDLSRVCQPESVIVSRLCDLQELPNLHHLVSTIEGQLAPACDVLDLLGAVFPGGSVTGAPKLRAMEIIDALEPAARGAFCGSFGYLGFDDACDFNIMIRTIDHLPDGDRYWSGAGLTLLSDAEAEWAEVQLKAERILSLQVHLAATK encoded by the coding sequence GTGCTTCGACTAGAACTTGCCTGGACTGAGCCGGCGGAGCTCGCGCCCCGGCTGTGCCGCTGGCCGGGGTTCGTTTGGTTGGACAGCGCCAGCTCGGGACATGACCAGGGGCGTCACTCCTATATTGCCGCCAATCCCATTTCCCGATTTCGCTGGGGGAGCGGAGACCCGGTTGCCGAATTTGACGGAGCATTCCGGGCATGGCGAAATCGCTTCCGGGCCAGCGTGACTGCCGGTGGCGCGCCGTTCCAGGGCGGAGCGATCGGCTATTTGAGCTATGATGCGGCAAAGATCTGGATGCAGGATTTCAGTTCGCGTCATCCAGATGGTGCTGATGATACGATCGAGTTTGCTCTGTACGACACCGTCATGGCGTTCGATCATCTTGAAAGAAGTCTGACCATCTATTCCGCTGGCCTGCCCGGGCCGGATATGGCGCCTGACAAGGCAGTGGCGCAGCAGCGCATTAAGGTGTTTGTTGAGGTTGTGGAACATCAAGGCGATCAGTCCACAGAAATAATTGAAAGTCCCACCGATTGGTCGCGCAGCTCAGGTCAGACAAACTATGTCGACCAGGTGGCTGCGGTGCGTGAAGCCATATTGGACGGAGAAATCTATCAGGCGAACATTGCAAGCCTTTGGGCTCGTGAAGTGCGATCGCAAGCCGGGGCCTTTCATGCTTACCTTGGACTCAGAAAACGGACACAGGCGACATTCTCCGCTTTTGGTGCCTTTGCTGGCCGCACGCTCTCAAGTTTTTCACCTGAGCGTCTGGTGTCCATGACATCGGATGGCAATGTGTGCGCCGAACCCATCAAGGGGACCGCGCGCCGGTCACCGGATTCCGCACGGGACCGGGATATTGCCCGGGCACTTGCCCGGTCAGTGAAGGACCGCGCAGAAAACATAATGATTGTCGATCTGTTGCGGAACGATCTCTCACGAGTATGTCAGCCGGAGTCCGTCATCGTCAGCCGTCTTTGCGATCTGCAGGAATTGCCAAACCTTCATCACCTGGTTTCGACGATTGAGGGGCAACTTGCGCCGGCGTGCGATGTGCTGGATCTTCTGGGTGCGGTTTTTCCTGGTGGGTCCGTGACAGGCGCTCCGAAACTTCGTGCAATGGAGATTATTGATGCGCTCGAGCCGGCTGCCCGGGGGGCTTTTTGCGGTTCATTCGGATATCTCGGTTTCGATGATGCCTGCGATTTCAATATAATGATTCGCACGATCGATCATTTGCCTGATGGTGACAGATATTGGTCGGGGGCGGGGCTTACACTACTCTCTGACGCTGAGGCGGAATGGGCGGAGGTTCAGCTCAAGGCAGAACGTATCCTGAGTTTGCAGGTGCATCTGGCGGCAACTAAATGA
- a CDS encoding aminodeoxychorismate/anthranilate synthase component II has translation MLNNRDSFVFNLARCLTLAGADVEVEDSSRITISDIIRRRPEAIVISPGPSRPEQAGVSIAAVQTFGANLPILGVCLGHQVIAAAYGGAVRRALTPSHGRTANITHRGKHLFSGLPSPLPVGLYHSLTVDFEPDETGLQVDAIAPDGEIMALSHREYPVFGVQFHPESILTERGQDLLGNFLRQYRSVSCL, from the coding sequence ATGCTGAATAATAGGGATAGTTTCGTGTTCAATCTGGCGAGGTGCCTGACGCTGGCTGGTGCCGATGTCGAAGTTGAGGATAGCAGTCGCATCACAATCAGCGATATCATTCGCCGGCGCCCGGAGGCGATTGTTATTTCGCCGGGGCCCTCAAGACCGGAGCAGGCGGGCGTATCAATTGCGGCAGTTCAGACGTTTGGTGCAAACTTGCCGATACTTGGTGTCTGCTTGGGACATCAGGTTATTGCGGCTGCGTATGGTGGGGCGGTCAGGCGGGCTCTTACGCCCTCTCATGGTCGCACCGCCAATATTACGCATCGGGGCAAACATTTGTTCAGCGGGCTCCCATCTCCGCTTCCAGTCGGGCTATACCACTCACTCACCGTTGACTTTGAGCCAGACGAGACCGGGCTGCAGGTGGACGCGATTGCGCCGGACGGAGAGATAATGGCCTTGTCTCATCGTGAGTATCCCGTCTTTGGGGTGCAGTTCCATCCGGAGTCGATCCTGACAGAGCGAGGGCAAGACCTGCTTGGGAATTTCCTACGTCAATACAGGTCTGTGTCATGCCTTTGA
- a CDS encoding aminotransferase class IV, whose translation MPLIRLRQTISTSETVAPFDLTDRGLLLGDGVFDTSLVIDGQIVLRAQHFRRLLGACDVFGFAVKETELEALAANAVPDGATGALRLTVTRGPGARGVASEGTSTPTFLASFTPQQVSFPAPAIRLGLSSILRNPTSPLSRYKTLSYGDMVMAQRQAWQSGYDDALFVTPDGRIACSSIANVMVRFGSRLVTPPLQDGVIAGVMRGWILENANRSGFEVSESSLSLEDLAQADSVFLTNSLRLMSPVSGIDDLAFEPVLPPALTLLIDHLIANLPGREAD comes from the coding sequence ATGCCTTTGATCCGTCTCCGCCAGACTATTTCAACGAGTGAAACGGTAGCTCCGTTCGACCTGACCGACCGGGGGTTGCTTCTGGGCGACGGGGTGTTCGATACCTCGCTGGTGATCGATGGCCAGATCGTTTTGCGCGCGCAGCATTTTCGGCGCCTTCTGGGGGCGTGTGATGTCTTTGGCTTCGCTGTAAAGGAAACAGAGTTGGAAGCGCTTGCGGCAAACGCCGTTCCGGATGGCGCAACAGGCGCGCTACGTCTAACCGTAACACGCGGGCCGGGCGCGCGTGGCGTTGCCAGCGAGGGAACCTCAACGCCAACCTTTCTGGCATCCTTCACGCCGCAGCAGGTGAGTTTTCCGGCACCGGCAATCCGTCTCGGGCTGAGTTCCATACTCCGCAATCCGACATCCCCTTTGTCCCGTTACAAGACCCTCTCCTATGGCGACATGGTCATGGCACAGAGGCAAGCGTGGCAATCAGGATATGACGATGCACTCTTCGTAACGCCAGACGGCCGGATTGCCTGCAGTTCGATCGCGAATGTCATGGTTCGCTTCGGATCCCGTCTGGTGACGCCTCCGCTCCAGGATGGGGTGATCGCGGGTGTGATGCGAGGGTGGATACTGGAAAACGCAAATCGCAGCGGCTTTGAGGTTTCGGAAAGCAGTCTGAGCCTTGAGGACCTTGCGCAGGCAGACAGTGTCTTCCTGACGAACAGCCTTCGCCTGATGTCACCTGTAAGCGGCATCGATGATTTGGCTTTTGAGCCGGTGCTGCCACCAGCATTGACGCTACTGATAGATCATCTCATTGCCAATCTGCCAGGCCGGGAGGCGGACTGA
- a CDS encoding alpha/beta fold hydrolase — MQPVIFKGFAGTALKGDAFGSSDDPAVLLIHGGAQTRAVWDDVAEALVRAGRHVIRIDMRGHGESEWPADGRYDFESFVEDLRAVLAQMASRPVVVAASFAGWAATAALGEEGAHLAAGLVLIDSVPDMDFDAACRQENLPGGKPCFDPAFTDTFDAEAAVDRVSNAAGQIKMPVLFVRGAKSELSGAEEANRFLGHFENVEYAEIREAGQMVAAERADMFSATLLDFLERKVPRFAPEYRQGSDARTLRDALGCFATGVTVVTTLDQEGQPIGLTANSFTSVSLEPPLLLVCIAKSASSLAAMEAAENFAVNVLHIGQQPTSNLFAKSGEDRFSGTPWSRGHNGAPLLSGALVNFECRRFAQHDGGDHIILIGEVVRARFEPRRDPLLYFRGKYRRLHFA; from the coding sequence ATGCAGCCGGTCATATTCAAGGGATTTGCAGGAACGGCGCTGAAAGGTGATGCGTTTGGTTCGTCGGATGACCCGGCGGTTCTGCTGATCCATGGCGGGGCTCAGACACGCGCTGTGTGGGACGACGTGGCTGAGGCGCTGGTAAGGGCCGGGCGTCATGTGATCCGCATTGACATGCGCGGTCATGGTGAAAGCGAATGGCCAGCAGATGGACGCTATGACTTTGAGTCATTTGTAGAAGATCTGCGTGCGGTACTCGCGCAAATGGCGTCCCGTCCGGTGGTTGTGGCGGCATCGTTTGCGGGCTGGGCTGCGACTGCGGCATTGGGTGAAGAAGGTGCGCATCTCGCGGCAGGGCTGGTGCTGATCGATTCTGTGCCGGATATGGATTTTGACGCAGCGTGCCGTCAGGAGAATTTGCCAGGCGGCAAGCCGTGCTTCGATCCTGCCTTTACTGACACGTTCGATGCCGAAGCTGCGGTCGATCGTGTTTCCAATGCAGCCGGTCAAATCAAGATGCCGGTCCTGTTTGTAAGGGGCGCGAAGAGCGAGCTTTCCGGTGCTGAGGAAGCAAATCGTTTCCTGGGTCATTTCGAAAATGTTGAATATGCCGAGATCCGGGAGGCCGGTCAGATGGTCGCTGCGGAGCGGGCGGATATGTTCAGCGCGACTTTGCTGGACTTTCTGGAGCGCAAGGTACCTCGTTTTGCGCCTGAGTATCGTCAGGGGTCTGACGCCAGAACATTGCGCGATGCGCTCGGTTGTTTTGCAACCGGTGTGACCGTTGTGACGACACTTGACCAGGAGGGACAACCAATCGGGTTGACGGCGAATTCATTCACATCTGTTTCGCTTGAACCGCCGCTTCTTCTGGTTTGCATCGCCAAATCGGCTAGTAGCCTGGCCGCCATGGAAGCGGCAGAGAATTTTGCTGTGAACGTACTGCACATCGGCCAGCAACCGACTTCAAACCTGTTTGCAAAATCAGGTGAAGACCGGTTCTCTGGCACACCATGGAGCAGGGGACACAATGGTGCGCCACTCCTTTCAGGGGCGTTGGTCAATTTTGAGTGCCGCCGCTTCGCCCAGCATGACGGGGGAGATCATATCATCCTGATTGGGGAAGTGGTCCGCGCCCGTTTTGAACCGCGACGCGATCCGTTGCTGTATTTCCGGGGCAAATACCGCCGTCTGCACTTTGCCTGA
- a CDS encoding ribose-phosphate diphosphokinase: MTRYLLYFLPGTGHLAAPLAHELGADIGEIEFHKFPDGETYLRFLTPPDGRHIALVDCLDRPDPKLVPLLFAAMTAKDLGASSVGLIAPYMPYFRQDVAFNRGESISARHIGALLSAHLSWVTTLDPHLHRLASLDDVFTIPGELAHATEPVAKWIKSHIERPIIYGPDEESEQWVRAIADACDAPYDVFRKTRMGDKNVTIEVPAGVDAGSHTPVIVDDIISSGTTFATLVRALCESGQPRPICCAVHGIFAEDAYEQLIAAGAAQVVTTNALPHKTNAIDVTRVLAEAVRRIDLPQD; encoded by the coding sequence ATGACACGTTACCTCCTCTATTTTCTTCCCGGTACGGGACACCTCGCTGCCCCCCTCGCTCATGAGCTGGGTGCCGACATCGGAGAAATCGAATTTCACAAGTTTCCCGATGGGGAGACTTATCTCCGCTTTTTAACGCCGCCAGATGGTCGGCATATCGCCCTGGTCGATTGCCTGGACCGGCCGGACCCGAAACTTGTGCCGCTCCTGTTCGCTGCCATGACAGCAAAAGACCTCGGCGCCAGTTCAGTCGGCCTGATCGCACCCTACATGCCCTATTTCAGACAGGACGTCGCATTTAATCGCGGAGAGTCCATCAGTGCCCGGCATATTGGAGCACTCCTTTCGGCTCATTTATCCTGGGTCACAACCCTGGACCCGCACCTGCACCGGCTCGCAAGTCTGGACGATGTTTTCACCATTCCCGGAGAACTCGCCCACGCAACAGAGCCTGTGGCCAAATGGATTAAGAGCCATATCGAGCGGCCAATCATCTACGGCCCAGACGAGGAGAGCGAGCAATGGGTCCGGGCCATCGCGGACGCTTGCGATGCGCCGTACGATGTATTCCGCAAGACACGGATGGGTGACAAGAACGTCACGATAGAGGTGCCCGCCGGCGTAGATGCCGGCTCTCACACGCCGGTCATCGTGGACGACATCATCTCCTCAGGCACAACGTTCGCGACGCTGGTTCGTGCCCTTTGTGAGAGTGGGCAGCCGCGCCCGATATGCTGCGCCGTACATGGCATTTTCGCAGAGGATGCCTACGAGCAGCTCATTGCCGCGGGCGCAGCCCAGGTGGTCACCACAAACGCCTTGCCGCACAAGACAAATGCGATCGACGTGACTCGGGTTCTGGCCGAAGCCGTCCGCCGGATCGATCTTCCACAGGATTGA
- a CDS encoding thymidine phosphorylase family protein: MKDDTANQMKARRLGVLTQHELIALVHADCPVCRSEGMSAHSQVTLAHGDKSVIATLYQVTEDWLPVGSVGLTDQAWERLDLEEGAMVRITHAPPLASLSFVRQRIFDDGLSDAQIRAVVTDIVKGAYSDIHLTAFVTATAAKPLATREVISLTRAMIDTGERIGWGVTPVADKHCVGGLPANRTTPIVVSIVAANGLLIPKTSSRAITSPAGTADTMETLTRVDLNQDELRRVIEKEGGCFIWGDAVDFSPADTAIIRVERALNFDSAGSMVASVLSKKIAAGATHVVIDIPVGPTAKIRNRDQARELADLFRTVALTFDLKLRIEITDGSQPIGRGIGPALEARDVTAVLSRSPDAPQDLRNKSLSLAGAVLELTGKTPEGGGIARATETLDSGRAWEKFLAICKAQGGVFDPPAAKFQRPVSAARSGRVAAIDNHRLARAAKLAGAPDDKAAGLDLHVRIGDTVRQGSPLYTLHTESIGELSYVLDYVKTNPDIIELTR, encoded by the coding sequence ATGAAAGACGACACCGCAAATCAGATGAAAGCACGGCGCCTTGGGGTGCTCACTCAGCATGAACTGATCGCCCTTGTTCATGCCGACTGTCCCGTCTGCCGCTCGGAAGGCATGAGCGCACACAGCCAGGTGACCCTGGCTCATGGCGACAAGTCTGTAATTGCCACGCTGTACCAAGTCACGGAAGATTGGTTGCCGGTCGGGTCCGTTGGTTTGACGGACCAGGCCTGGGAACGGCTGGATCTTGAAGAAGGCGCCATGGTGCGCATCACGCATGCACCGCCCCTCGCCTCTTTGTCTTTCGTCCGACAACGTATTTTCGACGATGGCTTAAGCGATGCCCAGATCCGGGCCGTCGTCACCGACATTGTGAAAGGCGCTTATTCGGACATCCATCTCACGGCCTTCGTGACCGCAACAGCTGCCAAGCCCCTTGCAACACGTGAGGTGATTTCCCTGACCCGCGCCATGATCGACACGGGAGAAAGAATAGGCTGGGGCGTCACCCCAGTGGCGGACAAACACTGTGTCGGCGGCCTGCCTGCCAACCGGACGACGCCGATCGTCGTGTCGATTGTCGCAGCCAATGGTCTCCTCATCCCGAAAACATCCTCGCGTGCCATTACATCGCCCGCCGGAACTGCAGACACGATGGAAACGCTAACGCGGGTAGACCTGAATCAGGATGAACTGCGCCGGGTGATAGAGAAGGAAGGCGGCTGCTTTATCTGGGGCGACGCTGTCGATTTTTCACCTGCAGACACAGCGATCATCCGCGTGGAGCGAGCTTTGAACTTCGATTCAGCCGGCTCCATGGTCGCGTCGGTTCTTTCCAAGAAAATTGCGGCGGGCGCGACACATGTCGTTATCGATATTCCTGTCGGCCCGACAGCAAAAATTCGAAACCGCGATCAGGCCAGAGAGCTCGCGGATCTTTTCAGGACAGTCGCTCTGACCTTCGACCTCAAACTGCGTATTGAAATAACTGACGGATCTCAGCCCATCGGGCGTGGTATCGGACCCGCGCTGGAGGCTCGCGATGTCACCGCGGTGCTGTCGCGGTCTCCGGATGCGCCGCAGGACTTGCGGAACAAATCTCTCAGTCTCGCGGGTGCGGTGCTGGAACTGACTGGAAAAACGCCGGAAGGAGGAGGCATCGCGCGCGCCACAGAGACACTGGATAGCGGCAGGGCCTGGGAAAAATTCCTTGCCATCTGCAAAGCACAAGGTGGGGTATTCGATCCCCCTGCCGCCAAATTCCAGCGCCCTGTAAGCGCGGCGCGCAGCGGCCGGGTCGCCGCCATCGACAATCACCGTCTTGCCCGCGCCGCCAAGCTGGCCGGTGCCCCGGACGACAAGGCCGCCGGTCTCGACCTTCATGTGCGCATTGGCGACACAGTCCGGCAAGGCAGCCCGTTGTATACCTTGCACACAGAATCGATTGGCGAACTTTCCTATGTGCTCGACTATGTAAAAACCAACCCTGACATCATTGAGCTGACCAGATGA
- a CDS encoding MBL fold metallo-hydrolase: MTDKITFLGGVGTVTGSKYLIETHDRKILVDCGLFQGFKQLRNRNWKPLPIPPSDIDTVVLTHAHIDHSGYLPLLVRKGFRGHIHATTPTRDLCNILLPDSGYLQEHEAELANREGFSRHHPALPLYTQADAEVCLKHFRTHGFNDKVELGEGLSATFMEAGHILGASSILLDTGNNKIAFSGDLGRYDTPIMHDPAAITEADYVLVESTYGDAVHPHADPEDILEAIINRTFQRGGTVIIPSFAVGRSQSLLFHISRLRAAGRIPQMPVFLDSPMAINVSELFVRHAAAHKLTQEEARAACDVATYTRQSEESRKLDTDLMPKIIVSASGMATGGRILHHLKTYAPDARNTILFAGFQAGGTRGAAMLAGARKVKIHGRYYEVNAEVQNLHMLSAHADADELLRWLHNFREPPKETFIVHGEPTASDTLRHRINEELDWSCKVPEQGETVRLK; this comes from the coding sequence ATGACCGACAAGATCACCTTCCTCGGCGGCGTCGGAACTGTAACGGGGTCAAAATATCTTATCGAGACGCATGACCGGAAAATTCTGGTCGATTGCGGTCTGTTTCAGGGCTTCAAGCAACTTCGGAACCGCAACTGGAAGCCATTGCCGATCCCCCCCTCCGATATCGACACGGTTGTCCTGACCCATGCGCACATTGACCATTCAGGATATCTCCCACTGCTCGTACGAAAAGGATTTCGAGGACATATCCACGCGACAACACCGACGCGCGACTTGTGCAACATCCTGTTGCCGGACAGCGGATACCTTCAGGAACACGAGGCCGAACTGGCAAACCGCGAAGGCTTTTCACGTCATCACCCGGCATTACCGCTGTATACGCAAGCTGATGCGGAGGTTTGCCTGAAACATTTCCGCACGCACGGGTTTAATGACAAGGTTGAGCTTGGCGAAGGTCTCAGCGCGACCTTCATGGAAGCCGGACACATTCTCGGTGCGTCTTCGATCCTGCTCGATACCGGCAATAACAAGATTGCCTTCTCTGGCGACCTCGGCCGCTACGACACCCCCATCATGCATGATCCGGCCGCAATAACCGAAGCGGACTATGTTCTTGTGGAATCCACTTACGGCGACGCGGTACATCCTCATGCCGATCCTGAGGATATTCTCGAAGCGATCATCAACCGTACCTTCCAACGCGGCGGCACGGTGATCATTCCGTCATTCGCCGTGGGCCGCTCGCAGTCTCTTTTGTTCCATATCAGCCGTCTGCGCGCAGCCGGACGCATTCCTCAAATGCCCGTCTTCCTGGACAGCCCGATGGCCATAAACGTCAGTGAGCTGTTCGTACGTCACGCGGCAGCCCACAAGCTTACCCAGGAAGAGGCCCGCGCGGCCTGTGACGTGGCGACCTACACGCGTCAGAGCGAAGAGTCCCGGAAACTCGACACAGACCTGATGCCAAAGATCATTGTCTCAGCGTCTGGCATGGCGACCGGTGGGCGCATCCTGCACCATCTGAAAACCTACGCACCAGATGCGAGGAATACGATCCTCTTTGCAGGGTTCCAGGCAGGTGGAACGCGTGGTGCGGCCATGTTGGCAGGTGCACGAAAGGTCAAGATCCACGGCCGCTATTACGAAGTAAATGCAGAGGTTCAGAACCTTCACATGTTATCGGCCCATGCCGATGCGGATGAATTGTTGCGCTGGCTCCACAATTTCCGGGAGCCCCCTAAAGAAACCTTCATTGTTCATGGAGAACCAACGGCATCCGACACGTTGCGCCACAGGATCAATGAGGAACTTGATTGGTCTTGCAAAGTGCCGGAACAAGGCGAGACAGTGCGGCTGAAATGA
- a CDS encoding universal stress protein: MKLALLRYGVLPDRFCEKWRFQVKIKDISVCMASPDGDKAAYDMALALASANNAHLSCAAFTVLPPMILGYGDGSAGEVYASILQQTRDTMSDAWAKFADGLKVQDPPVEMRRIEAFPNRVEALSAMNARHADIVVVRAPGKSDEQPHADMLEGVLLGGGRPVLIVPEGWTGTTVGKRAMIAWDASREASRAMHDGLLLMDDDAKVCVATVDAKPGDTGHGAGPAWDIGAHLARHVAEVEVRNEDSIGRSTSEALIDVATSFDADLIVMGGYRHSRLQQAFLPGVTRTLLTEAKVPLLLSH, from the coding sequence TTGAAGCTGGCGTTATTGCGCTATGGTGTTTTACCAGATCGATTTTGCGAGAAGTGGAGATTTCAAGTGAAGATCAAGGATATCAGCGTTTGCATGGCTTCACCTGATGGTGACAAGGCAGCTTACGACATGGCTCTGGCGCTTGCCTCGGCCAACAACGCTCATCTCAGTTGCGCGGCGTTCACGGTGCTGCCGCCGATGATCCTTGGTTATGGAGACGGATCGGCAGGTGAAGTCTATGCGTCCATTCTTCAGCAGACGCGGGACACGATGTCTGATGCCTGGGCGAAGTTCGCGGACGGTCTGAAAGTTCAGGACCCGCCTGTTGAAATGCGCCGTATTGAGGCGTTTCCGAACCGGGTTGAGGCGTTGTCAGCAATGAATGCACGTCATGCCGATATTGTTGTCGTCCGGGCACCGGGGAAATCCGACGAGCAGCCTCATGCAGATATGCTGGAGGGTGTTTTGCTCGGTGGTGGCCGGCCCGTATTGATTGTGCCGGAGGGGTGGACCGGAACAACAGTCGGGAAACGCGCCATGATCGCATGGGATGCAAGCCGCGAAGCAAGCCGAGCTATGCATGACGGGCTCCTGTTGATGGATGACGATGCGAAAGTCTGCGTCGCGACGGTCGACGCGAAGCCGGGAGACACAGGTCATGGTGCCGGTCCGGCTTGGGATATCGGTGCCCACCTCGCGCGGCATGTTGCAGAAGTGGAAGTCAGGAATGAGGACAGCATCGGACGTTCTACGTCTGAGGCGCTCATCGATGTCGCAACCTCTTTTGACGCCGATCTGATCGTTATGGGGGGATATCGCCATTCCCGCTTGCAACAGGCATTTCTGCCGGGTGTCACACGCACTCTGCTGACTGAGGCGAAAGTGCCTCTGTTGTTGTCGCACTGA